The following are encoded in a window of Castanea sativa cultivar Marrone di Chiusa Pesio chromosome 5, ASM4071231v1 genomic DNA:
- the LOC142636608 gene encoding MLP-like protein 43 → MSLFGKLDAEIEIKASAYKFHEVNSKRLAEVSKLGPNFIQSVDLVEGEWGQEGSVMCWYFNFDGKAVMSKEVIEAIDDKNLSVTFKVIGGILMELYKSFKFIVQATPKGEGSLVRWTLEYEKLNVDDPESNTMLEFTIGITKDIDAHLTHE, encoded by the exons ATGTCTCTATTTGGGAAGTTAGACGCTGAAATAGAGATCAAGGCCTCTGCATATAAGTTTCATGAGGTTAACAGCAAGAGATTAGCTGAGGTATCGAAACTTGGCCCTAACTTTATACAAAGTGTTGATTTAGTAGAAGGTGAATGGGGACAAGAGGGCTCTGTCATGTGCTGGTATTTTAACTTCG ATGGGAAAGCTGTAATGTCTAAAGAGGTAATCGAAGCCATTGATGACAAAAACCTGTCAGTCACTTTCAAGGTGATTGGAGGAATACTCATGGAGTTGTACAAGAGTTTCAAATTCATTGTTCAAGCCACTCCAAAGGGTGAGGGGAGCTTGGTCCGGTGGACTTTGGAATATGAGAAACTGAATGTTGATGATCCTGAATCAAACACAATGCTTGAATTTACGATTGGTATTACAAAAGATATCGATGCTCATCTTACCCACGAATAG